The Hippoglossus hippoglossus isolate fHipHip1 chromosome 10, fHipHip1.pri, whole genome shotgun sequence DNA segment GAATCTCCTCAACACCTTCAGCAGAACCGTTGGAGCTGACTGGATACAGGATGACTGGAGCGTTGTCGTTCTGATCCAGAATGAACACGTTCACTGTGACGTTGCTGCTCAGTGACGGAGTTCCAGAATCTGAGGCTACAACGTGGAACTGGAAGGTTTTCACTGCTTCAAAGTCAAAACTTTTTAGCGCCATGATGTCTCCATTCTCAGAGTTAATATTTAGAAATGAAGTCAGTTTATTATCTTTGCTTCCATCTCTGAGAATATGATAAGAAATATGTGCATTTTCATTCTCATCAGCATCAAAAgctttgacagaaaacacagaggtgcCTGGATTGTTACTCTCTGTGACATAGAAAGTATAGGGGTTCAGTGAAAACTGTGGACTGTTGTCGTTCACATCGGACACCACAACACTTATTTTCTTCTCAGACGATAATGGAGGTTGACCAGCGTCTTTTGCAGTTATTGTCAAGTCATAATGtgactgtttctctctgtccagAGGGGATTTGGTTActaatgaatacattttatctTGTAAAGATGGTGATAAAGTGAAAGGAACATTCTCAACTATGGAGCAAATAACTTTTCCATTAAGACCAGAGTCCAAGTCATTTACACTGATAAGAGCGACTGTAGTTCCAGGTCTGGAATCTTCAGGGATGGAGCTCGAAAAAGAGGTGACCTCAATTTCAGGTGTGTTGTCATTCAAATCAACTATCTTGATAATTACACTTTTTTCTGTAGTTAGGGGAGCAAGACCTTTATCTGATGCCTCAATTTCAATTTCATATCTATCCTTCTCTTCGTAGTCTATTAATCCTTTAACAGTTATTTCACCTGTTAATTGACTAATATCAAAAAGGTTTAATATGTTTTGATTCATACTGCTGCTAAATGAAAAAACTACATCTCCGTTTGGTCCGTCATCCAAATCAGTTGCATTCACTTGTATGACTGTTGTTCCGACTCGAGAATTTTCATTGAGCATCACAGAATAAGCATCTTTAGTGAAAACAGGAGCGTTATCATTTATATctaaaacatttattagaatATTCATTTCACCAGATTTCGGAGGTTTACCCCCATCCAGTGCAGTCAGTAATAAAGAATGGGCTGTTGCAGTTTCCCTGTCCAAAGATTTTTTAACGACTAATACTGGTATTTTACCATCGTCCCCTTTATCCTTAACTTCCAAACGGAAGTGATCGTTCTGACTGAGTTTATATTGTTGCACTGAAAAATGACCACTGTCTGGATCCCGTGATGCTTTGAGCTGAAATCGAGCTCCGGGTAACACGGACTCTGAAATCTCCAgccttttgtctttctctggaAAACTCGGAGAATGATCATTTATGTCCAGCACCTCCACTCCCACATAGTGCACCTCCAGTGGGTTTTCTAACACGGTTTTTACATTGATTAAACACGTACTGATCTGCGcacacacctcctctctgtCAATCTTCCGGCTCACATACAGGATGCCATCGTTCTGATTTACATGGAAAAGAGGATCCGCGTTACTGGAAACAATGCGATACTTCCTTTCTCTCAGCGTGTTCTTATCTAATCCAAGATCTTTTGCGACGTTTCCGACCACAGCTCCTTCGTTTACCTCCTCGGGGATTGAATAGCGTATTTGCGCCGATGTTCCGCTCCATAAAAGCACCGCAACCACACAGCTGACCAAACATCCAGGCGCCCTTCGTGGCGTGCATCTTCTTTGTTCCATGGTTAAACCCGAAATCATCGTTAATCCATCGCAAGGACAATAACCACGTTTTAAAAATAGATTCCAACACGTCGATACATATACATGTCCAgtctctgcctccacagccAGAAATGGTGGCGGACAATGCGAACCGAACAAGCTAATGTTCAAGTGAAAATTTGATCAAGAGGCGGAACCAAAATGCAACGAGGACAAGCCCCTGTTATCTTGACTTTAACATTACACTGACACCATGCGACCAAACCTCTCTATgcaaggaaaggaaaggaaataagaATTACTGAAAACGTGGCCAAACATGTTCAGAACCATGGACAGTGACTGTAGTTCACTCAAGCAACATTTGTCGAACGTTTTCCGTCTATTTCGACTTTATTGTACAATAATGCACCATGATCTCCAGCATAATTTCGTTTTCTTGAATGCTGCCCCTTCACATCTATTTCGAGAGAGCTTGTATTGTGTGTC contains these protein-coding regions:
- the LOC117769026 gene encoding protocadherin alpha-8-like isoform X3, whose translation is MISGLTMEQRRCTPRRAPGCLVSCVVAVLLWSGTSAQIRYSIPEEVNEGAVVGNVAKDLGLDKNTLRERKYRIVSSNADPLFHVNQNDGILYVSRKIDREEVCAQISTCLINVKTVLENPLEVHYVGVEVLDINDHSPSFPEKDKRLEISESVLPGARFQLKASRDPDSGHFSVQQYKLSQNDHFRLEVKDKGDDGKIPVLVVKKSLDRETATAHSLLLTALDGGKPPKSGEMNILINVLDINDNAPVFTKDAYSVMLNENSRVGTTVIQVNATDLDDGPNGDVVFSFSSSMNQNILNLFDISQLTGEITVKGLIDYEEKDRYEIEIEASDKGLAPLTTEKSVIIKIVDLNDNTPEIEVTSFSSSIPEDSRPGTTVALISVNDLDSGLNGKVICSIVENVPFTLSPSLQDKMYSLVTKSPLDREKQSHYDLTITAKDAGQPPLSSEKKISVVVSDVNDNSPQFSLNPYTFYVTESNNPGTSVFSVKAFDADENENAHISYHILRDGSKDNKLTSFLNINSENGDIMALKSFDFEAVKTFQFHVVASDSGTPSLSSNVTVNVFILDQNDNAPVILYPVSSNGSAEGVEEIPRNVNAGHLVTKVRAYDADIGYNGWLLFSLQEVTDHSLFALDRYTGQIRTLRSFTETDEAEHKLLILVKDNGNVSLSATATVIVKVVEPKEAFAASDVKSSTKADEDNNVTFYLMITVGSVSALFLVSIIVLISMQCSKSTDFTSKYLPEPNYDGTLCHSIQYRSGDKRYMLVGPRMSIGSTIVPGSHANTLMLPDRRGISGELDPG
- the LOC117769026 gene encoding protocadherin alpha-8-like isoform X2; the encoded protein is MISGLTMEQRRCTPRRAPGCLVSCVVAVLLWSGTSAQIRYSIPEEVNEGAVVGNVAKDLGLDKNTLRERKYRIVSSNADPLFHVNQNDGILYVSRKIDREEVCAQISTCLINVKTVLENPLEVHYVGVEVLDINDHSPSFPEKDKRLEISESVLPGARFQLKASRDPDSGHFSVQQYKLSQNDHFRLEVKDKGDDGKIPVLVVKKSLDRETATAHSLLLTALDGGKPPKSGEMNILINVLDINDNAPVFTKDAYSVMLNENSRVGTTVIQVNATDLDDGPNGDVVFSFSSSMNQNILNLFDISQLTGEITVKGLIDYEEKDRYEIEIEASDKGLAPLTTEKSVIIKIVDLNDNTPEIEVTSFSSSIPEDSRPGTTVALISVNDLDSGLNGKVICSIVENVPFTLSPSLQDKMYSLVTKSPLDREKQSHYDLTITAKDAGQPPLSSEKKISVVVSDVNDNSPQFSLNPYTFYVTESNNPGTSVFSVKAFDADENENAHISYHILRDGSKDNKLTSFLNINSENGDIMALKSFDFEAVKTFQFHVVASDSGTPSLSSNVTVNVFILDQNDNAPVILYPVSSNGSAEGVEEIPRNVNAGHLVTKVRAYDADIGYNGWLLFSLQEVTDHSLFALDRYTGQIRTLRSFTETDEAEHKLLILVKDNGNVSLSATATVIVKVVEPKEAFAASDVKSSTKADEDNNVTFYLMITVGSVSALFLVSIIVLISMQCSKSTDFTSKYLPEPNYDGTLCHSIQYRSGDKRYMLVGPRMSIGSTIVPGSHANTLMLPDRRGISGEVRLLQ
- the LOC117769026 gene encoding protocadherin alpha-8-like isoform X1; this translates as MISGLTMEQRRCTPRRAPGCLVSCVVAVLLWSGTSAQIRYSIPEEVNEGAVVGNVAKDLGLDKNTLRERKYRIVSSNADPLFHVNQNDGILYVSRKIDREEVCAQISTCLINVKTVLENPLEVHYVGVEVLDINDHSPSFPEKDKRLEISESVLPGARFQLKASRDPDSGHFSVQQYKLSQNDHFRLEVKDKGDDGKIPVLVVKKSLDRETATAHSLLLTALDGGKPPKSGEMNILINVLDINDNAPVFTKDAYSVMLNENSRVGTTVIQVNATDLDDGPNGDVVFSFSSSMNQNILNLFDISQLTGEITVKGLIDYEEKDRYEIEIEASDKGLAPLTTEKSVIIKIVDLNDNTPEIEVTSFSSSIPEDSRPGTTVALISVNDLDSGLNGKVICSIVENVPFTLSPSLQDKMYSLVTKSPLDREKQSHYDLTITAKDAGQPPLSSEKKISVVVSDVNDNSPQFSLNPYTFYVTESNNPGTSVFSVKAFDADENENAHISYHILRDGSKDNKLTSFLNINSENGDIMALKSFDFEAVKTFQFHVVASDSGTPSLSSNVTVNVFILDQNDNAPVILYPVSSNGSAEGVEEIPRNVNAGHLVTKVRAYDADIGYNGWLLFSLQEVTDHSLFALDRYTGQIRTLRSFTETDEAEHKLLILVKDNGNVSLSATATVIVKVVEPKEAFAASDVKSSTKADEDNNVTFYLMITVGSVSALFLVSIIVLISMQCSKSTDFTSKYLPEPNYDGTLCHSIQYRSGDKRYMLVGPRMSIGSTIVPGSHANTLMLPDRRGISGEVRLFL